In Fusarium oxysporum f. sp. lycopersici 4287 chromosome 2, whole genome shotgun sequence, a genomic segment contains:
- a CDS encoding nicotinate-nucleotide diphosphorylase (carboxylating) has translation MAHPQGNLANLLPPSWKTSVTAWLAEDTPSFDYAGFVVGDGPRVATLWGKSSGIIAGRPFFDEVFTQCGCTVEWHAEEGAAVDLSNGKHRVATVKGPVRGILLGERVALNTLARCSGVATKSQRLVSIAREAGYTGVIAGTRKTTPGFRLVEKYGMLVGGADAHRMDLSAMIMLKDNHVWSRGSITDAVKAAKSVGGFSMKVEVEVQSEAEADEAIEAGADVVMLDNFTGDGVKVASRSLKERWQGKRHFLLETSGGLQEDNFEAYLCNDVDILSTSSIHQGVPHIDFSLKIEH, from the exons ATGGCTCACCCTCAAGGAAACCTCGCAAACCTTCTCCCTCCTTCATGGAAAACCTCGGTAACCGCTTGGCTAGCTGAGGATACGCCTTCGTTCGATTACGCCGGCTTCGTTGTCGGTGACGGTCCCCGTGTCGCTACCCTCTGGGGTAAATCCAGCGGCATCATCGCCGGCCGACCCTTCTTCGACGAGGTCTTTACGCAGTGCGGCTGCACCGTCGAGTGGCATGCTGAAGAGGGAGCAGCTGTTGACCTGAGCAATGGCAAGCATCGAGTTGCAACAGTCAAGGGTCCTGTCCGCGGAATTCTCCTCGGTGAGCGCGTTGCTCTGAACACACTTGCACGATGCTCTGGCGTCGCTACCAAGAGCCAGCGACTTGTATCGATTGCGCGTGAGGCGGGGTATACAGGTGTGATTGCAGGAACACGAAAGACAACGCCGGGATTCCGCCTCGTTGAGAAGTACGGCATGCTAGTCGGTGGCGCGGATGCCCACAGAATGGATCTCAGCGCCATGATCATGCTCAAGGATAACCACGTCTGGAGCCGAGGCAGTATCACCGATGCtgtcaaggctgccaagTCAGTCGGTGGCTTCAGTATGAAAGTGGAGGTGGAGGTTCAGAgcgaggctgaggctgacGAGGCCATTGAGGCTGGCGCCGATGTGGTTATGTTGGATAATTTCACTGGTGATGGTGTTAAGGTTGCTTCAAGAAGTCTCAAGGAGCGATGGCAAGGGAAGAGGCATTTCCTGCTTGAGACATCTGGTGGACTTCAGGAAGATAACTTTGAGGCGTACTTGTGTAATG ATGTTGATATTTTGTCAACAAGTTCTATTCATCAGGGAGTGCCGCACATCGATTTCTCACTCAAGATCGAGCACTAG